Proteins encoded within one genomic window of Gadus macrocephalus chromosome 16, ASM3116895v1:
- the LOC132474617 gene encoding alpha-(1,3)-fucosyltransferase 4-like: MTFRSGAGSMEYADNWKSLACPSTTNWSQRKRRCRLALGRQRQLVGVCVASVVILVCLKLGLSDPPGRAPDIHHNPPPDVTLLIWAQPFERSRPLPDCQALYDISGCHLTEDRDEYSEADAVIFHHREIATHATQLPTDPRPHAQKWIWMNFESPTHTPGLWELEGVFNLTMTYRSDSDIFLPYGFLVPVPRRTQGRPPGRPAPLAPSSRRPRLVAWVISNWSEAQARVAFYYQLVRHVRVDVFGRAGRALPEGGGGGGVVRLARRYQFYLALENSQHTDYITEKLWNAVLAGAVPVVLGPSRVSYERFLPPEAFIHADDFPSARGLARYLLLLHSSPALLRRHLAWRRSYRVQQPAFWGEHYCAACRAVGHLRGRTNRVTHLARWFHS, encoded by the exons ATGACGTTCAGGAGCGGAGCCG gcTCAATGGAATATGCTGATAATTGGAAATCACTGGCCTGCCCATCAACAACAAACTGGTCCCAGCGGAAGAGACGCTGTAGACTTGCTTTGGGAAGGCAACGTCAATTAGTTGGCGTTTGCGTGGCGTCCGTCGTTATTCTGGTATGTTTAAAACTCGGTCTATCGGATCCTCCCGGCCGCGCCCCCGATATACACCATAACCCGCCCCCGGACGTGACGCTCCTAATATGGGCACAACCTTTCGAACGGAGCCGCCCGCTTCCGGACTGCCAGGCTCTCTACGACATCAGCGGGTGTCACCTGACGGAGGACCGGGACGAGTACTCGGAGGCCGACGCCGTGATCTTCCATCACCGGGAGATCGCCACCCACGCGACCCAGCTCCCCACGGACCCCCGGCCGCACGCCCAGAAGTGGATCTGGATGAACTTCGAGTCTCCGACGCACACGCCGGGACTGTGGGAGCTGGAGGGCGTGTTCAACCTCACCATGACGTACCGCAGCGACTCGGACATCTTCCTACCCTACGGGTTCCTGGTGCCCGTCCCCCGTCGGACCCAGGGCCGCCCCCCCGGGCGCCCggcccccctcgccccctcgtCCCGCCGCCCCCGGCTGGTGGCCTGGGTGATCAGCAACTGGTCGGAGGCGCAGGCGCGCGTGGCCTTCTACTACCAGCTGGTGCGCCACGTGCGCGTGGACGTGTTCGGGCGCGCGGGCCGGGCGCTCCccgagggcggcggcggcggcggcgtggtgCGGCTGGCGCGGCGGTACCAGTTCTACCTGGCGCTGGAGAACTCGCAGCACACGGACTACATCACGGAGAAGCTGTGGAACGCGGTGCTGGCGGGGGCGGTGCCCGTGGTGCTGGGCCCGTCCCGGGTCAGCTACGAGCGCTTCCTGCCCCCCGAGGCCTTCATCCACGCCGACGACTTCCCCTCGGCGCGGGGGCTGGCGCgctacctgctgctgctgcactccAGCCCCGCCCTGCTGCGGCGGCACCTGGCCTGGAGGCGGAGCTACCGCGTCCAGCAGCCCGCCTTCTGGGGCGAGCACTACTGCGCCGCCTGCCGCGCCGTCGGGCACCTGAGGGGACGGACCAACCGGGTCACTCACCTGGCCCGCTGGTTCCACTCCTGA